In Desulfobulbaceae bacterium, the DNA window TCTCTCACTCTCCACTCAGGCAGCTTGTGGCCTCCTTTGCCCGGCCCGGCCTCTTCTTCAGCGAAATGCTGAGCGCCAAACATATCCCAGACGATATCAAAAAACACTCCTTCTGGCTGGCACGGGAGACCTGCGAGCAGCCCATGGCCTACCAGATCGTTGCCCCCTCTCCTGAAGAAGCGGCGCTCGGCGCCAGCCATCTTTGCCAGATCGGAGCCGAGATTATCGACCTCAACTTGGCCTGCCCGGCGCCAAACATCTCCGGTCGACGCAAGGCTGGTGGATTTCTCCTCTCTGATCTCCCTTTAGTTACGGATATCCTCTCCACCTTACGTCCCGTCGTTTCCTGTCCGCTGACAGTCAAGATCAGACTGGGGGTGAAGCCCGATCTTATTTTTTTACATGACTTAGTTGATATCTTAGAAGCAACTGGAGTTGACGCCATCACTCTCCATCCTCGGCTCACCACCGAAAAGCTAAAGCGACGAGCACGCTGGGAGTATATCGGTCACTTGAAGGACATGACCCGACTGCCGGTCATCGGCAACGGCGATGTCGTCACTCGGGAGGATTGTCTGACCATGTTCGATCAGACAGGCTGTGATGGAGTGATGATTGGACGAGCGGCAGCGCAGAAACCGTGGCTCTTTGCCGAAATTACCAGCGGATTAGACCAGGAGATCACCGCCGAATTCCTCTTCGCCACCTACCAGAAGGCCTGGACGATGATGACCGATTTTTTCCCTGCCAATCAAACCTTGGGGAGGATCAAGGAGTTCACCTGGTACTTCACTAAAAACCTGCGCTTTGGCCACCGCCTGGCCGCCAGAATGCAGAACCTGCCGGACCTGCCAGCCTGCTGGCAGCTGGTTAAGGAAGAGTTTATTAAAAGTTGGTAAACCGGTAACTACCCAAGTTGACGGTGATCAGTTACCGGTTTACGGTTAACAACCGTACGAATACCAGTCGTTGGCAACAATCACTAACCGTTACCTGACAAACACAAACCGAAAACCTAAGCAGTTACCATTCGTCAAAAAAAAAGCAGTGCGCCAAAGCACCTGCCTTTTTTTGTGACCCTAAACCGGAGCATCTCCTTAGTGCTTCGCTTCGCCTCCAGCCATAGCCTCCATAGCCCGAGCCGGATTGGCCTCGACGCTCTTCATGATCTCGTCGGTCTTGGCATCGGCCAACCATTTAACCTCACCGGTAGCCACGTCATAGATCGCGCCTACCACTTTCACCTTCCCGCTCTTAACCAAGTCGCGAGAGGCGGGGCTCTTCATAAAAAGATCCTCAATACCCTGATAGACATTCTCCTCAATACCGTAAGGGACTACGGCCTTGTCCTTGGCCTCGGGATGGGCAGCAATAGCCCGCTCAACCGCTGGCTGGATATTATCCACCAAGGGCGGAATATTCCGCTCCAAGGCATGACCATGTCCCTGAACCGCGCTGGTCACGGCAGTGACAGCACCACATTGGGTATGTCCAAGGACAACCAGAACGGGGGTGTTGACATGAGCCAAGCCGTATTCGATGGAACCTGCCTCATCGGTATCAACCACGTTACCGGCCACACGAATAACAAAAATATCCATGATCCCGGCATCAAAGATACGCTCGACGGGTACTCGGGAATCAGAACAGGAGATCACCGTAGCGTACGCGTAGTCACCCTGATTCTCCTTACCGGCCAAGGCCATCCGGGCCTTGTCACTATTTGGGTTCTCGGCCTTACCCGACATGAAGCGGGCATTACCATCCTTCAACATGGTCAGTATCGCATCAGGCGATGGTTTGGCAGCCTTTGAACTCGCGAGGGCAGGTCCCGCCGCCATCAGCACGAGGCAGCTTGCAGCAATAGCCATTGTTCTAATTTGCTTGATCATTGTTTTACTCTCCTTTTTCTTTTTTTACTCACTGTGAATTGCACAAAATGAATGAACAATCATTCACAATCACTACGGCACATTGTTTACTCCTGGTGCCGCTCACCTGTCAAGCACAAAAAAACCTCCCACACAGAGGTGTCCAGCCTCACTCAAAGGGTATCACCTTGCCACCCCCCGGGTCGAGAAGCTGGAGGCTGAAATGATCGCCGCTGGTCAAAACAACCTGCTGTAAAGCAGACCAAAATGATTCAGTCTTTTACGCGATCATAATACCCAAGATCGAAATGCCCCTGCCAAAATCGGAGTCCCAACTAATTCTATTCAGCAGATCTGTAACAGATATCATGTTCAAAAGTGACAATCTCGTAAAAAGTCCGGGGATGGCTAAGCAAAAGGTGCGACATACAGGTAAGCGATCGAAGAGAGACTCCGAGGCGCGGGGTGTGTTTTGTGAGTGAGGCCATACATATGGTATGCCGAACGAGCAAAACCGCCACGCAATTCAGTTCAATCCCCGCTGGTGTTGGACGGGGACGCAGTAGATCGGACTTTTTGCGACGCCATCAAAAGTAATTCTGAAGTTAAAGAGCGACCCGCGCCTCATTACTAAAGCCATAGAGACGGGAGATCTCTTCCGGCCACCGGTCGCTATCGATGGTCTCCAAAATAAGGGGGATATGATCAAAGCGGAGATCCTGCATAATCCGAGCGAATACCTCCCAGCCCAGCTGCCCATCGCCAAGGGAGTGGTGTCGATCAAGTTTCTGCCCCAAGGCCGATTTACTGTCGTTTAAGTGCACCCCCTTCAGAAGATCAAAGCCCAGCGCCTGGTCAAAATTGGTAACTACCGCATGGTACTTCTCTTTAATGTCGTAGCCAGCCGCATAGAGATGACAGGTATCGAGACAAACACCCATCCTCTCCCTCAACCCAACCCGCTCAATGATCATAGCAAGCTGTTCAAAGGTGTACCCGATATTCGACCCTTGGCCTGCAGTGGATTCGAGGACAAAAACGACCTCCTGTGTCTGGGCTATAGCCTGCTGAATACCTTCGGCAATGAGATCCATACACTGCTCCTCAGAAATCTCGTTCAGATGACTTCCCGGATGAAAATTAAGCAGCTTAAGACCAAGCTGCTCCACTCTTTGGGCCTCATCAATAAAGGCATTGACCGATCTTTGGCGTTTATCTGGGTCAGAGTTGCCGAGATTGATCAGGTAGCCATCATGAGGGAGAACATGGTGTCGTTGAATGCCGATCCGTTCAAGGTTTTCCCGGAAAGCGCGGATGTTTTTATCTTCCAGGGGTTTTGCCTGCCACTGCCGTTGGTTTTTAGTAAACATGGCAAAAGCCTTGGCACCGATCAACTCGGCATGCAATGGTGCATTCTCCACTCCTCCAGCAATGCTGACATGTGCTCCGACATATTTCATACATCCCTCCTCTCATTGTAAGAAAACAGCGCCTATCCAGGTTGACGGTGATCAGTTGCCGGTTTACGGTTAACTGGGATTATGACCTATCATCGAGTAACAATCAAGCTCGACACCTTGATGCCAGGATCGGCTCACCTCCTCCTTTCCCGTTGACCAAAGCAACTGACGAGTCTCGATCCCCCCTGCGGCAATAAACGAAAGCCTTGCAGCCTCGTCGCTATCGTGCTATTGAAAGCGCTTATTTTCATCACGCATTCTTTCGCTCACTCACCAACATCGGTAACGCGTCGTCACATCCCTTACGACTCCCCGGAGAGCACGATTTCTTACTCCCTTCGGCTTATACCAAGGATACCTGCATGATCCATCTTACCAACATCAGCAAACAACACGGCACCCAGATCCTGTTTCAAAATATCAGCTGCCAGATCCTCCCCGGCTCAAGAATCGGTCTCGTTGGCGCCAATGGCGCTGGCAAAACCTCGATCTTCCGTCTGATCACCGGCGAGGAAACCCCAGACAAAGGGACCATCAGCTGCTCTAAAAAAACGGTGATCGGATATTTCTCCCAGGACGTGGGCGAGAGGGCTGGCCGCTCGGCGTTGGCTGAGGTCATGGCCGGATCAAATGAAACCATGCGGCTGGGTGAGACCATGCGCGAGATGGAAGCGGCAATGGCTGAACCCATGAGCGATGATGAGATGGCAACGCTACTTGAACGCTACGGCAACGCCACCGAGGAGTTTGAACTTCGGGGAGGATATGATCTGGAAAGCCGGGCTCAGGCGGTATTGACCGGACTCGGTATCGGACCTGATGACTATAATCGCCCGGTTGAGAGTTTCAGCGGCGGCTGGAAGATGCGTATCGCCCTGGCCCGGATCCTCACCATCAACCCTGACGTCCTCCTCTTAGACGAACCCACCAACCACTTGGATGTAGAATCCATCGTCTGGCTTGAAAACTGGCTGGCCAACGAGTTCAAAGGCTCCCTGCTGATGACCTGCCACGATCGCGACTTCATGAACCGCATCGTCTCCACTATTATCGAGGTGGCCAATGGCTCGGTAACTACCTACAGCGGCAATTACGATTTCTACCTGCGCGAACGAGAGATTCGCCGAGAGCAACTGCAAGCGAGCTTCAAGCGTCAACAGGAGATGCTGTCAAAAGAGGAGGAGTTCATCGCCCGCTTCGCGGCCCGGGCCTCCCACGCCTCTCAAGTCCAGTCCAGGGTCAAGAAACTGGAGAAGATCGAGCGGATCGAACTGCCGCCGGAACAACGCAGCATCAGCTTCGAGTTCGCCGATCCGCCGCGCAGTGGCGATGACGTGGCCAGGATCACCGATCTCGCCAAGGTCTGGCCGATGGAGAATGGCAGCGAGAAGTCGGTCTTCGGCGGCATCACCGGCGTCATCCGCCGCGGAGAGAAGATCGCCGTGGTCGGAGTCAATGGCGCCGGCAAATCGACATTTCTCAAGGTACTGACCAAACAGACCAAGCCCACCACCGGTTTCGTCACCTTAGGCGCCAATGTCTTCCCCGGTTATTTCAGCCAGCACTCAATGGAGGTGC includes these proteins:
- a CDS encoding tRNA-dihydrouridine synthase family protein; the protein is MFPLKPFAIGNITIDPPLILAPMAGVSHSPLRQLVASFARPGLFFSEMLSAKHIPDDIKKHSFWLARETCEQPMAYQIVAPSPEEAALGASHLCQIGAEIIDLNLACPAPNISGRRKAGGFLLSDLPLVTDILSTLRPVVSCPLTVKIRLGVKPDLIFLHDLVDILEATGVDAITLHPRLTTEKLKRRARWEYIGHLKDMTRLPVIGNGDVVTREDCLTMFDQTGCDGVMIGRAAAQKPWLFAEITSGLDQEITAEFLFATYQKAWTMMTDFFPANQTLGRIKEFTWYFTKNLRFGHRLAARMQNLPDLPACWQLVKEEFIKSW
- a CDS encoding carbonic anhydrase — its product is MIKQIRTMAIAASCLVLMAAGPALASSKAAKPSPDAILTMLKDGNARFMSGKAENPNSDKARMALAGKENQGDYAYATVISCSDSRVPVERIFDAGIMDIFVIRVAGNVVDTDEAGSIEYGLAHVNTPVLVVLGHTQCGAVTAVTSAVQGHGHALERNIPPLVDNIQPAVERAIAAHPEAKDKAVVPYGIEENVYQGIEDLFMKSPASRDLVKSGKVKVVGAIYDVATGEVKWLADAKTDEIMKSVEANPARAMEAMAGGEAKH
- a CDS encoding deoxyribonuclease IV — encoded protein: MKYVGAHVSIAGGVENAPLHAELIGAKAFAMFTKNQRQWQAKPLEDKNIRAFRENLERIGIQRHHVLPHDGYLINLGNSDPDKRQRSVNAFIDEAQRVEQLGLKLLNFHPGSHLNEISEEQCMDLIAEGIQQAIAQTQEVVFVLESTAGQGSNIGYTFEQLAMIIERVGLRERMGVCLDTCHLYAAGYDIKEKYHAVVTNFDQALGFDLLKGVHLNDSKSALGQKLDRHHSLGDGQLGWEVFARIMQDLRFDHIPLILETIDSDRWPEEISRLYGFSNEARVAL
- a CDS encoding ABC-F family ATP-binding cassette domain-containing protein; translation: MIHLTNISKQHGTQILFQNISCQILPGSRIGLVGANGAGKTSIFRLITGEETPDKGTISCSKKTVIGYFSQDVGERAGRSALAEVMAGSNETMRLGETMREMEAAMAEPMSDDEMATLLERYGNATEEFELRGGYDLESRAQAVLTGLGIGPDDYNRPVESFSGGWKMRIALARILTINPDVLLLDEPTNHLDVESIVWLENWLANEFKGSLLMTCHDRDFMNRIVSTIIEVANGSVTTYSGNYDFYLREREIRREQLQASFKRQQEMLSKEEEFIARFAARASHASQVQSRVKKLEKIERIELPPEQRSISFEFADPPRSGDDVARITDLAKVWPMENGSEKSVFGGITGVIRRGEKIAVVGVNGAGKSTFLKVLTKQTKPTTGFVTLGANVFPGYFSQHSMEVLDPDKTVFATVQDTMPNATIGGIRNLCAAFLFQGDSVDKRVEMLSGGEKSRLVLATLLARPLNFLVLDEPTNHLDIQSREVLLTALNNFTGTVVLVSHDRHFLRSLVNRVFAIDHGELRIYEGDYNYYLDKSQTE